In Penicillium oxalicum strain HP7-1 chromosome I, whole genome shotgun sequence, a single window of DNA contains:
- a CDS encoding Protein kinase byr2, producing MLAPKTQYATLAPSSAQSPSNAYYSGSQRPATATKVPEGFGYSSPTKSELSEMQDDLTTVRGWDEKKVILWLHSIKCGQYESIFKANNFNGDNLIECDQKILQEMGIKKVGDRVRIFVAIKQLRNQAVPNPRQKNMDTLAALEAASASSDHSGASSVRLPNRRMSRLMEDEIGYLGKTPTQPNQPASPPFSDWRKDTYFSHPSSGGSTSGRNPSTPSDGARAATHPRNPSIDGLTMGPLPPNSPVIRVIYTGGQTKVLDIRHCKTPDEVILCVLKKLQLPEHQFRNYCFYVLDGLEPDLSNCRRLTETELMEICEGHNKSERGRLILRKIHAGEPDVDELRRASQLAFDESQVTHQNALNKSNPRQKNKIQQLTGESWNVINTKQPLSPVGPRHRPSTSSNDPDQSIDDADRNHVATKLRSFFGQRPPSEMIIHELQSFFPSHDREDIAKTMRRSQRLSRAASRLSVVSNYSVASSLKDAPPLPPLPQIPPIPNIADSWYHSQGGAQAVRASRPLSINRFNLPQASYRDSIASSSLQPLQEESPIEPNRKSFVSFDSGSDEHNLSRQSMIDESSSVIATDGGSSNERLSVLVAEDGEEDDANLMNDFLAGNNFAPKNWMKGSLIGEGSFGSVFLALHAITGELMAVKQVEIPSATKGTEFDQRKNNMVTALKHEIELLQGMHHPNIVQYLGTSTDDQFLNIFLEYVPGGSIATMLKQYNTFQEPLIKNFVRQILAGLSYLHSQDIIHRDIKGANILVDNKGGVKISDFGISKRVEASTVLGSRASSGGGGHLHRPSLQGSVYWMAPEVVRQTAHTKKADIWSLGCLVVEMFIGAHPFPDCSQLQAIFAIGSNQARPPAPEHASPEAVEFLDMTFQLDYEKRPTADELLKCQFLSTPIA from the exons ATGCTGGCCCCAAAGACCCAATACGCTACCTTGGCCCCGTCTAGTGCCCAGAGCCCGTCCAACGCCTACTATTCGGGCTCACAGCGCCCTGCAACTGCCACCAAGGTCCCGGAAGGATTTGGATACAGCAGCCCGACCAAGTCGGAGTTGTCGGAGATGCAGGACGATTTGACCACGGTTCG GGGCTGGGATGAGAAAAAGGTGATCCTGTGGTTACATAGCATCAAGTGTGGCCAGTATGAGTCGATTTTCAAAG CCAACAACTTCAATGGCGACAACTTGATCGAGTGTGATCAGAAAATCCTCCAGGAGATGGGCATCAAAAAAGTAGGCGATCGCGTGCGCATCTTCGTGGCGATCAAGCAGCTACGAAATCAGGCCGTGCCCAACCCCCGGCAGAAGAACATG GATACCCTCGCTGCGCTGGAAGCAGCATCTGCATCCTCAGACCACTCAGGCGCCTCCTCGGTGCGCCTCCCAAACAGACGGATGTCTCGATTGATGGAGGATGAGATTGGCTATTTGGGTAAAACACCTACTCAGCCAAACCAGCCGGCATCGCCGCCTTTCAGCGATTGGCGAAAGGACACGTACTTCAGCCATCCATCCTCGGGTGGCTCGACATCCGGCCGCAACCCAAGCACCCCTAGCGATGGTGCCCGAGCCGCGACACATCCCCGCAATCCTAGCATTGACGGATTGACCATGGGGCCTCTGCCACCCAACTCTCCGGTCATTCGTGTGATTTACACGGGGGGTCAAACCAAGGTCCTCGACATCAGGCATTGCAAGACACCTGACGAGGTGATTCTCTGTGTGCTGAAGAAGCTACAACTCCCCGAGCACCAGTTCCGAAATTACTGCTTCTATGTTCTCGACGGCCTCGAGCCAGATCTGTCCAACTGCAGGCGGTTGACAGAAACAGAGCTCATGGAGATTTGCGAAGGCCACAACAAGTCGGAACGCGGTCGCTTGATCTTACGCAAAATTCATGCGGGAGAGCCCGATGTGGATGAGCTTCGCCGAGCCTCACAGCTCGCTTTCGACGAGAGCCAGGTGACCCATCAGAATGCACTAAACAAATCCAACCCGCgacagaaaaacaaaatccaACAGCTGACGGGCGAGTCATGGAACGTGATCAATACCAAGCAGCCGCTTTCACCAGTGGGACCTCGCCACCGTCCATCAACGTCTTCGAATGACCCAGATCAATCCATAGACGATGCGGACCGAAACCACGTCGCCACCAAATTGCGATCATTCTTTGGACAGAGACCGCCCAGCGAGATGATCATTCATGAGCTGCAGTCGTTCTTCCCGAGTCACGATCGGGAAGATATTGCAAAGACGATGCGACGATCCCAACGCCTCAGCCGAGCTGCCAGTCGTCTCAGCGTCGTCAGCAACTACAGTGTTGCGTCCAGTCTCAAGGATGCGCCGCCCCTCCCACCATTACCCCAAATCCCTCCTATACCCAACATTGCCGATTCTTGGTACCACTCACAAGGCGGAGCCCAGGCGGTTCGGGCCTCACGGCCTTTGTCCATCAACCGATTCAACCTCCCCCAGGCTTCGTACCGGGATTCCATTGCATCGAGCTCACTGCAGCCGCTGCAGGAAGAATCTCCGATCGAGCCGAATCGCAAATCCTTTGTCTCGTTCGACAGCGGGTCTGATGAACACAACCTCTCTCGACAGAGCATGATTGATGAGAGCTCCAGTGTCATTGCCACGGACGGTGGATCGTCGAATGAGCGACTCAGCGTGCTGGTAGCGGAagacggcgaggaagacgacGCGAACCTCATGAACGACTTCTTGGCGGGCAACAATTTTGCCCCAAAGAACTGGATGAAAGGTTCTCTCATTGGCGAGGGTTCTTTTGGCAGCGTCTTCCTGGCTCTTCATGCCATCACTGGTGAGCTGATGGCTGTGAAACAGGTCGAGATTCCGTCAGCAACCAAGGGCACTGAGTTTGATCAGCGTAAGAACAACATGGTCACCGCTTTGAAACACGAGATCGAGCTCCTGCAAGGAATGCACCACCCGAACATTGTACAGTACCTCGGCACGTCCACTGACGATCAGTTCTTGAACATTTTCCTGGAATACGTCCCCGGTGGATCCATTGCGACCATGCTCAAACAATACAACACGTTCCAGGAACCCCTGATCAAAAACTTTGTCCGACAGATCCTGGCAGGCCTTTCATACCTCCATAGCCAAGACATTATCCATCGTGATATCAAGGGTGCAAACATTCTTGTGGACAACAAAGGTGGTGTCAAGATTTCCGATTTCGGTATCTCCAAGCGCGTCGAGGCTTCCACCGTTCTCGGGTCCCGTGCCAGTAGCGGTGGAGGCGGCCATCTGCACCGTCCATCGCTGCAAGGCAGTGTCTACTGGATGGCGCCCGAAGTCGTCCGACAGACCGCTCACACCAAAAAGGCTGATATCTGGAGTCTGGGCTGTttggtggtggagatgtTCATTGGTGCTCATCCGTTCCCAGATTGCAGTCAACTGCAAGCCATCTTTGCCATTGGAAGTAACCAGGCTCGCCCACCGGCGCCAGAACATGCCAGTCCCGAGGCCGTTGAGTTCCTGGACATGACCTTCCAATTGGACTATGAAAAGCGGCCCACGGCGGATGAGTTGCTCAAGTGTCAATTCCTATCGACGCCTATCGCTTAG